The window tatgtaaaaaattcaaagtatttttttaagaactttagaaaataaacaaatttgtacataattatttacatatatgtacttACGTACATATTTCCAAAAtgctttttttggtttttcttcaaaaatacaaataagacgaacatttagaatatttttagaaaCAATAGCAAATATtgtgtgaaattaaaaaatttctattaattgcTTTTTTTAAGTGTGTGTTTTGTGTTTTAGTTGTTTGTGTAGTAATTACATCTGTTTAAGCAAGGTCAATAATAATCACCTGGCGCGCggttaaatttgtatataaacaaaatcgTGTGAAATACTAGGCAtagtgaaaaacttacttcactaaaaaatataactaaattttgtatgaaattttgatttataagcctttgataaaaatttatatataagacTCTTAACctatattaaatattacaatattaaaggcatttttgtgaaaatgttttGCTGTATTTATTTCGCACTTGAATACACTTGGTTTTAACTAgttatttttactataaacaTGTTGCTGCAACATTGTCAACTATACTTTCCTTCTTGTATTACTTGGTAACAGGTGGCTGTAACAGTTTTATCAAAACCGGATAATATACCTgtgatgctataaatttaagggaaaaaatctgcgtttttagtttttcatttcgtaatcaaagtttttaaaagtaaatttttcaaagaatattttaaaatacttttactaatcaaacaatgtcaaatttggtgtcaagccaacaagaagagttgggaaatatgttgtgtcatttttattttatactgtaaGGATGAATATCTGtctaaaatgtcttttaaaattcttatccttaaaaatctattaaaattttcaaatttatatttcaaaaaatttctgaaagatttttttatgcATCTTTCGATCCTGacagaataaacaaaaattaaaacacaatctattttataattctttttgttagcttgacatcaaatttggcattgtttgatcagtagaagtaatttaaaatattttttgaaaatgtacttcttaaaattttgaagtcctttaaaaaggacacaggatcatgaaataaaaaactaacaaagcaatttttctccattaaatttatagtttcagacgtatatcatccggttcatgtctaattttgagtgtcggacGGTGTTATAATTCAAGATTTTAGATCAAATCCTATGTTTTGCGAACAATGTCATAAAACGACAAAATAACCTTAATCATATAGCGCTTagtgtataaaaatacaaaaacaatttaattgtttaaaattaagtaataaaaaaccacTACActaaaatcaagaaaatattaaacaatttattttctatcaaaaacaacaagtaCTTGTAGGAGTACTCGTAAAAAAAGAAcatgaataaaatacatttgattttttttaaatcaaagaaTATTCTAAAAGAACataattaactttattttatattatttttttttgatgctTTTAAATAGAATACGAAAAAAGTTAAAGCTGATTTTATAAtagatttacatatgtatgtatgtatgtatatatgtatgtatgtatgtatgtatgtatgtatgtatgtatgtatgtatgtatgtatgtatgtatgtatgtatgtatgtatataaataacttcaacaatattccagttttttttacattaatcaCACTATATTGTGACTGAGTCCCTTCAAATATGATATCTCGGCTAATTCTagcaacattttgaaaattgtttatttaatatttaattacaacCACCTTGGTGGTTGTATAATATCTAATCCTAGACATCAAGTCTAATTTCCATCACTGACATGTTTATCTTTGTAccatttagtttatattcttagaattatctacaaaaatacatatttaaagaatcgataatttctatcaaaatattttgtttgactTTGCAATGAATTTGAATTCTATTTGTAGCCATAGACCTTTGGCATTGTTATGATTTGTTCGGTATTTTTTGCTACACAattgttgtattgtttatacaaatttaattatatttctcgggttttaatttagaaattatagaatttttttaaaccttaagagctacaaaaatttttgaaaaaaaattatatattttttgggatAAATAATTATGTCAATCAAGAATTCGTGACTCTTCCATTTAACACTGAATTTTAATCACTATACACATGTTGAACATGAATAACATATTACTGccatattttactaaaattatatatattgatCACATTATTATTTTGCTCTAGTCACATGTTattgcaacatttttataagaaacaCTGGAATGAATATTTGAGTATATTTGAGTTACTCTATTGTTTAACAGTAATCTAGAGAGTAGATACTTTCTGCTACAACacattcccagcagttcgacaaagagtcaatacaATTGTATCATTGATTAAAAATCacactaaataacaaaatatcatGATACGTTTAAGGGTTAAAATAAGAATTAGtgaatattttaatgtgtttttacaaacaagagcaaaatttgaaaaatatttttttcttttattttgtagcAAACGTAAATCTATTAAACAATAATGtttgatttgtatttattttaattgtgcTTGATTTATaggtttaaaataattacacgTGGTTGTATAAAGTGATCTATTATAAAATCGAATTCATTTAAATtggtgaacacaaaatatttaatgggTTTTCAATGcacaaaaaatctattaaaactatagaaaattttaaaaaatattaaggattaatttaattttaggtATCCACATAGTGAGACTGATTAAGATATAACTAAGTGGAACTAATTCTTATATATAAGTACTATGTTTAACTCCTTTTTAGCCTTGTTTTCATTACAAATgtcttatgtttaaaaaaacgcactatgttatttttttaagtaacacTGCATTTATTGccaaaaattccattttaaaaGTCGGTCATACTTTTGTctttaattgtatatatttttaaatgtctgccaatttatttatttgtatttatgtagaTCATTGTacgttttatgattttaaatttaaagtaatatttttgtgtttcattTATTGTTGGTGGTAAATACAATTTGACACatgagaaaattttcaacaatttcaaatttaatttatgaggAATGAAAGTAAAAGTGAAATAATTTATCTTTTTCTGAAAAACGGTATAAGGAGACTTTTGAAAAGGAAAGATGTAACaaatttttcgcaaaaaaaaaatgcaaaagagaatttaaaataaaatgacaaatataaaaattagtttgtcgttttaaattacatacatatgtacattgaaTATGTAATTCCCAAAGGGTGATAGTATAATTCCATACCAAATAATACATCATTCTACATAAAAGAAAATCCCACAGTTTTcacaaatactttttaatattcatttttaatatttgaaatttaaaaaattagcaaATTAATTTCCGTTTCTCAGTATGAAAGCTTAACCTTCTAATTGGTTtgcaatttctatttaaatttatagatttttgtaaacaacaattttatgtgAAGCAACATGCATTCACAGCAAACTACTAGTAAAAGTATGGATAAAGTAATTCTTTATCCAGGGAGTGCCGAGTGCcacaataatttcaatttcatttaatttgttttcacaTATTTCATGCTCTGTTTCGTAAGACGCCGTTAGATGGCAGGTAATAAGCAGACTAACAGCCAGACCCACTTTTGGTGGTAAAATACTTCAATAGTTAAAGAAAATCATATGGACTTGGAATATGGAGATTTTTCAATTTGACACCATGacctaaatttttgaaatacatatgAATTTCCTTTCTAAAtagatttatgtttattttgttttgtttatttcgcAGCAAGTCAAGGCaaagaaaagcaaaaacttttttaaaatttcataagaatactttgcaaaaaataaatgtatgtattgaAGCGAAAAGGTCATAAAAGCAATTATTAACTCCCTCTTTTAGCAGTtgtttatacaaatacataataaagtttttaccaatattttgcaaatttttttttggcatcaATTGATTATTTTAAAGGTCATATTCCgttgtttgtttttcagttACCTTTTTTCAAATCCGTATATCAATTACATATCAATTGTTGTCATGGtcatattgtttataattatcattattattatatatctcTCTTGTTTTCATAAaccataatttttttgttttataattgtaTAGAGAAAAATCCTTTCAGTCAAAATCTTTTTGTATACAGACTTCAGCCATGAATGTTTTTATGTTGTATCTGTGTGTCTCCAGTACATGTCTGGGCGCCATGTAGACGCCTGCTCCAGATAATAATAGTTTACTAGTTAAGTAACACATCTCACACTCCGTCCTTCTTTGCCCCATTCAGTATGCTGTATTTTTTATCATCCCTCTCAATTTATTCAATACACACGCACACATAAAACGTATTCTAACAACGCACTAACTAACtgtatttaaagttgtttttctttattttattcctCATAAAGTTGGACAGTTGGGTAGTGAGCGGTAGATAGCTTATGACACATACAACGTACATTCATACATTAAAATGCGTATGAATCTGTGTGCTAATGTTTCCATGGCTCAAATGATTACCCATCATCTGGAATACTTATTCCTTTAATCAAGTAAATGTTTTCATGCTGTTAAAATGacttttttgaagaaagaaatcCTTAGTCTTGTTTATGAGTAAAGTTCCACATAAAAACCCAGTGACGGTTATAAAAAGTGTGTCTAATGATTGTTAATTTCTGtgcaaaaaattgattttttattttttaaatatattcaatttACTACACATATGTCATGGgtctttttttcttgatttcctTCTAATATGTATGAGTTATATATTCTCAATGGAAAAGTCTTAGGTTGCCTATTTGTCCTTATATGATGTTCAAGTTTTTCacgcaaaattttattactcaGCTTTTTCCGTTTCTAAGATATTCGATTTTAAAACGTATaggtgggcgtggcaccttgcCAAATAATATAGATGTACATATATCCTTAATGATTCGACATGTGGCCAGTTGACCACAGGACTTGTCCTGGCTGGCCAGTCAGTTGAGGTTCAGGATTAATATAGTTGCtttggtttaaacccaaattcgcgggaaacgtaagttgcggttaaaagactgatgcacggTGAAATGTATATATTCTATTGTCGGAGTGACTGTGAGACTAAGCTTTGGTTTAACCTCCTATTAATAAACAGCATTTTATCaaatttccatacgaaattttatttataaatcgtttataaattaaaaatttgtttatgaatatgtatgaatatatatgTTTAATGTATATAATACAGGATGAACGTAGGTGTATACTGATCTCATCCGCCCGTATACCTAGGGTGAGACTGTCACATTTTGCCTTTTTCTGAGTGTGTCAgatgaatgagaagtgtgcaGGGTTGAATGGTGATGGGTAAAAGGTATCTTATGCatgtgataccattgaattttttcTTCCTCGTCATATCAGATTTACTTATTACAGTTTtttctctgtgagtaagaacaaagtcttcggcttatttgatagattcgtacttcggtctaccagtTAAATATCTAGGTGCTGTTGCAGACTAAACAGAGACTATctatcccatctgcgtggttgcaaaagaaagtgatgtttttgcatctcgaaAGTTAAGCAACGTGACAGCAATGTTTAGAAATTAGATAGCTTAAGTATTTGAGCAAATAGCTACCTGTGAGTGGAGCACAATAGGGTGGTCGTAAGCCGTTACAAGAGTTCACCCAGTAAAATTGGAAAGTGAAGTCGAAGAAAATTTTCACTCATCTGTCCTCATGTCATGCTTTCGAAAAATTTCCTagttaaaatcagcaaaatcggtctatataGATATGACAAATGAATTGACAAAcctaatacaataaaataacaattatattggTTTTATCAAATTTAAAGGTAGTGTCAGCGACGGTATATTGTGTGTGTcgtaaaattaaagaaacaattatttggagtaaataaatatagaacCCTAACTTGTGTTACTTCATATTGCTTAAAAACCTCcactatattattataatatataatatttaaattcttaaaaaaattatgatttttatttacgcATTACTGAAACTAAATTACTTTTTCAGTAATTTATTCAAGTTCAAAACACAGactaaaatgtaattttgtttaaaataatgattCCCATAGGAATTaacttgaaataaaaaactaccaaataaaaaactataattaaataataaatacaatgaTATTAGACACTTTGAAGGACAAACAGTCCTTACTCCTTTGTCTAGTTCAAATAAcagttggaaatttttaaacaactttaaaatttaattttataaataataattaaaagtaattgaaaacaaaaaagcttcatcattttgcaaaataacataaaactgATGAACACTTgctgtttatatgtatttcaacAAATCGTTTTCTATCAGTCGCCCAGCCCACAACATATGTATGATATCTTTCGTCatgatgattttaaaattatgctCGTGTTTTCTTTcgtcattaaatttaatttctaattttacgttaataaacataaataagtaGGTACTACTGTGAACATTCGCTTAAACGAACTACGAATTTCTAAAGGAACTAATTTTATCCTTGAAAGCAGGTCCTCCTAAAAGTTAGAGTAActacatttagtttttaaacatactAGTTTGAACACTTCAGAGAATTCAGTATATTATAGATTCTATaggtttttgttcgaaattattTCAAAGCAAAACATGGTAATGACTTGTAGTTACTTAACAACtgacttttcaatgactactacaacTACCGTgtgcattacttagaaggaaTCTAGTAACGACTTACAATTtgctacaaacaaaaaatatatattttttcgaaatCTAAATCCTTATTTGCAGGTGGTCGTAGTAAGTACTTAAATAACACCCAATTTGTAAGCGAACGTTGTAAGTACATGCCTTCAATGTTATcaacatgttaaaataataacttatgCATTACttattacaaattaaactttttgtactcgttataaaactaattatttgAGAAAAATTCTAAAGTTTTCCTTAGAAATTAGGTTTAAAATGAAATCTTGTTTGACTCatataaatcataaatattgaatatttttaattatttgaaatattgcTCGATACATGAAATCTTAAATTTGTTCTAAGTTGTACATTATTTAATGATCATCATTAAAATCCAATTTATCGAagacaaacaattatttttaacttattggaatatttaaatgtttaattaaaaataaacatatgtgcgatgaaataaatattgaaacagCTATTCGAAAAGATAGAGCACAGTGggatttttgctaaaaaaataaatctttataaaaaattaaaaaaaaaataattttttgcagcttttgaataaatattgtaaaatgaaataaaattattttttgtttgacaaAACATCTTTTTGCCAGCTTACAATAGTAACACTCCTAATAGTTATCTATGACGCTTCGTACTCGCtctttaataatttctatttcaTTGACCTTAATTCTCGTAaacaagttgaaaatatttataatttacgacaaaaaaaacaaaattacaatgtaacgttaaaaaaaatacatatgaacTTAAAAATGAGAACTCagcaaaatactaaaaaaaattatctcaacaataataaacacaaatacttttttatttttattccattGAAACGCGTGAGAATTTTACAAATTGTCCTTTTGTTATGTTATGGTGGGCAGCGTGTTATTTTGTAGGatgtttgttctttttattttattattattgttgagCTTTTCCAAAGCGCGTGTAAGTTTGTTTGTAAaaagttcttatttttttacatatataaaagttGACATCATCAAGAAATTATTGTTGTAGTCATGCATTCATACATGTAAAGTATCTAATAGAATGGAGTAAATTTTCACGGTAGTCTGTTAAGGGtaattgtttgattttattatagattatatatatgaagacagatataaatatttgtagatGTACACTGCCAAAGATATATACAtgcataagtatgtatgtgtatattttcaatagaaaattaaattattttgtttgtaggCTCTTACTACTTTTTCTAGTTAATGACCAGGaaattatgtttgtatgtcGCCCTGCTACTATACTATCCATTGTGCCTATtaatatctatgtatgtttatatttatttgcattattaCAAAGACCTATTTATTAAAAGGTTGTAATACAAAAATGATTGATGTTAAATCTAATTTAGtccttttacaattttttggtaattataaatttcaaaattttaatcagAAGAAACCTGACTTGCAGAAGATACGATTTCATTAGGAGTATCATTTATTGGCGAcaatcagcaaaaaaaaaaaactttctaaaaatgtgaaaaaaactaaaacttctaAGATTTGTGATTTTCAAAATGGACCCCTGATTAGTTATGGACTGAACCAGAAACAATTTATGTGAATGATTTGAATATACCCAACACACATTCTTGTTAAAATAGGAAACTTAGAAATCATgcctaatagaattattaaagatttggaTTTGACAAACATACattgatacatacatacagacggacagacaaacggaAAATTGAAAACGAATTAATCAAGCAAATATAAACCCATTAAGAGTTACAAATTGTATTTGTAGCATTAAAGATCTCAAACTTGTATTTTTGATATTATGAACTGAATAATTGCATATAGAAACctattttaactaaaacatatttcttaaaaatttctagCTGCCGAACCCTATTTACAATGCTGGCATTGTAGTTCAGATACCCATGGATCTGAAGACTTTTGTGGCAATGAATTTAAGGAAAGCAATATACCTGACTCATTAAAGGAACGCAATATTAGTGTGATGCGCAGCTGCAACAGTACCATCAATTCTGAACATGAAAGAGCCGTCTGTCGCAAAACCATAGAAGAAAGTAAGTATTTTCTAAACATTCAAACTAAATCCtttttaatatgattatttttaaattttctagttaATGGCAAACAGGTGGTAAAACGTTTCTGTTATTACACCAATAAATCAGATACTTTGGATCATTGCCGAAATGAACCCACCGAAAAGAATGTTAATCGGGTGTTTTGTGAGGACTGTCTAACCGATAAGTGTAACAATGCATTTAAATTCGATATTTCATGGAGTATTCTCTTCAGCGCCACTTTGCTGACATTATTCTTAgccataaaaactaaaagagtttaaattttagcataaattaaaaaaaaaaaaaataattacattttccAAAAAGACAATTCCATGTTTAAGAATAACAGCCATTTAACTTATAAGTGAACACAAAAAGTCAGTCCACTTatgtaaagtatttttaaaatttattttaagttaaaatttggtattcagttgaaaaaaaaaattaaattataaattttaatttgtgatatttgttttaaaatgcattataaATTAAGTAAATGTAGCTGTAAGCTGTTgaatttgtttagattttaattttaaattatgttaaaatttatttgttttttatatatgtaatttaCAAAGCAAAACGTCATTTCTACATACTTTCGTATTAATTAAACATGCAACTAATTGAAAAGTTCAAGttcaacacaaatattttaatttacatatattcCTAAAGCAGAATTAATTTAATACACAATACACACACCCACTCACCTCCGATTTTTTCCGGTTTCCTGcaattaaaaatgataaatattattaaaaaaagtttttgtttatataaaaatatagctgtttttaaaaagaaatttaataatttaaaaattttatgccaATATTAACtgtattttagtttgttttaaatttgtataaaataaaaatatttgcctTAATAAACAATTACTTCATGCATAtaccaaataataataattcttcaaaattaataaaactaaatttgaaaactgaaaaaagtcaGCTTATAAATTGGTATCAAGCTTTAACCTCCTTTCAAAAGAAGAGAGTACATGTAACATATAGTTTCTTCCTATcaactaattttaaaacttaataacaGATACTAAACTATCATAATGCATGTAAGGCTTGAATAAGTTCAAAGTTCATGAACTTTTTGTAGCACACGTGTTTTATATGTGATTGTAGTATCTCACGCAATAATTTTAGTTCCTTTTAgataaaattctttaacttGTTGATGCATTAGATGGAATAATAGGTGGGATTTATATTGGAGCGTATATTATATCTGGATTGTATGATTGACATATAAACTAGCAGCCTAACACAATCATACATTTAACTGTGAAATGGAATTGATTCAATGAGAAAATAAGCTAGGCGACACCAAATGAAAAGGCTTCGGTGTTGATTCTATCACTCGTTTTGACTACCCTTATCCCCATATCATTTGGAtaggattttttataaattattttgttatacttTTTCAAGTTTACTTGGTATTAACTTTGGTATATTCTAATCTTTTTATGTTATGTTCGGTTGAATAGTTTGCGAAGTCTTTCTAAGATTCCAAATCTTCTATGTTACACATGGTGCTTCCTAGGCGATATCGGCTCTCGTAGGATAAGCGTCAAACTTCTCTCTATCCTTAAGGGTTTCTTAATAAGATCCCGAACATTGTACAGACATGTCCATAAGTTCAACTTCAGTTAtcagtatgaaaactgtcaatatatcGTTgcgataaaaaatgcaaaattttgtcCGAAGTATTTTGAACTCTATGTACCGAAGATTAATCCTAAATATTTAGGTATGTgatgaaatacatatttaaaaaatatttaggtaTGTggtgaaatacatatttaaaaatgaatcgAATAGAGATCGACTAAaacgattttttctataattattataaGTAATTTGTTATCTGTGTAGTATTttgcaagaaaataataaaccaTTCCTCGATCGAAAATCATCACACCTCTTCAAATCCCTAGAATTCCATCATATACGGGATTGTTTACTAAACACAGTGAACATATAATTATGCTTCTAAcatattttaagttattaagtGTAAAGTaactttttaagtattttcctAATTTAGAACCTTATACATATGTCCATGCCTGGTTCATTTTAAGCACTCATACAAAAGTTTAGCTATAACAGctttcaaaaaagtttataaaaaagctttatattcaCTGTATTATACCGAAAACACAATGTTAGCGAtacgattttttataataaaataaaaaaagaatttaagaaaatatttttatttatatttcaataaaaaccttttatataataatatgtatGCAATTAAAAAAGGAACATTAAACACTTcgaatatgtaaattaattcggcatttttttcttcaatatttttttttttaaatttaataatatttattgtggTATTAGAAGATTTTAATAGCTTGgcgtttttttcaaattatagtaaattccattttaaatttttaaacataaaatatattttttcttttaattttaaaaacataaataaaataaatacatataaaataatttattaaagaaaaatatgatgttcaatgtatacaaaaaaaaaaaaaaaataataaaaccgcCGAAATATGAATcataacatttattataaaaaaaaaacaatgaaaaaaataaagttcatttaaattacaaattataaaattgttaaccttttaaaaaatgaaaaacataagtATTTTAATCATGAGTTTATCATTACGCaaagattaaaatatttaaggaaattaaaaggacttttttcagattttaaacgCAACATATTCAAGGAcagattttgtttataatttaaagaagaaaaacgcacgcaatattttaaaagaaatgaagCAGAATTGCACGAAAAAAGTACATTAATTTACATACAAGCTAATGAATACAATGGAATAGAGGAAAAACGAACACACAGTTCTTTAACATTATAATCAAAATATCGAACTTAAATAGAATACAATTTTAAGGAAATACTTAtttgcaaatttgttaaaaaaggttAACTTTTAGTTTGCACTTGTTCTCTCCCAGAACCTTTTTTCAATATCGATCtttcaacaataacaaaatgttcgCCCGCATGTAGTTTACAGAGACAAAGGCATGTTCTTGAACATGTTGTAGAAAACCaattttctattacaaaattttcatttacatcaTTCATTTGCTATCATTCGTTATATCCACAGTATCTTTCTAATGAATACTAATGACAACTCATAAACAAATTACTGCTCAAGTAAAACAACCTTAATGTCTATAATAtgattttagcaaattttaacaacaaagcAAAAACATGCAGGATAATGTTGCATGTGGCTTTTTAAAATCCAATTAAAtgaaacttattttaatttagacAACAAATTGTTGTCTGACtaataaagtttcaaaaaaatgtacttATGAGGTGAAAAcgagttttaattaaatttatgtaaattaggTTTTTGTATCCTTCAATTAGAATGAACACCTATCGGCAGACAAATGGCTGCTGCAACAAAATTATATCTCAGCGAGTGACGTTATTTCTCTGTTTGGTATGAGGCGaagtaataaacatttaaattaatggtattttaaaaaaaaattgtttaaaattaaacaagtttaGCACTTTAGTGtcgagggtatattgggtttgagctgatatttgtaacacacaaaaatattagtcctatatccacctttacgtataccaatcggtttagaataattttctgagtcgatacgTCCTTCCGTCCATCTGGCTGTCACTGTAAACCTTTTggaattttcaagataattggatgaaatttgatacacgCTCGTTCTTTTGTCCCAGAAGatgaagccttttgaaaataatgttgtatttctataaaaacccaaatttcgagaagatcggcccttatttgaccctagctcccataaaGAGTCCctctcagaaaattacttaaatgttcATTATTCACACAGCGATGAcattcagcacaaataaatattatataatatattatatgatatcatatagtcggtcacgcccgactatactttctttcTTGTTATTTCTTGAGGAGTTCAATAACATGTGGCTTATGTGTTTCGATaagatttgtttttgaaattaatttaataatttagagAATTTTTGGAATTATCATCCAACACTCTATTCACATTAAAGCGctcttcacacgatcacactttacgtaagCAAACTCTAATAAAGTCAGAgtagtataatttatatttgttgtgtTCACCTACATGATTGGTAAAAACAAAACGTACATCCCTGATCTATATAAATCCCTGATGTCTCAATGCGTTATCATATTGGGTTTAGACCACCAAAAGGCAaggagaaaaataaatatttctctctgtttttgcttaatttttatatatgtatgaacatacatacgaataaaagaaaaagtacaaGTACAAGGCAGTTTATTTGAGAACTCTCTGTATTTTGCTGATTTTGACGATCCCATCCATTCGCTTCTACACAAAATGTTTGATCATATTACTTGAATCTACAATATCGATTTGTAGACCCGTAAAACCAACATATATTAATCAGGAAACTTTAACA of the Lucilia cuprina isolate Lc7/37 chromosome 2, ASM2204524v1, whole genome shotgun sequence genome contains:
- the LOC111690354 gene encoding uncharacterized protein LOC111690354, encoding MKVMIISLVILTVVYKIKAAEPYLQCWHCSSDTHGSEDFCGNEFKESNIPDSLKERNISVMRSCNSTINSEHERAVCRKTIEEINGKQVVKRFCYYTNKSDTLDHCRNEPTEKNVNRVFCEDCLTDKCNNAFKFDISWSILFSATLLTLFLAIKTKRV